In a single window of the Prevotella melaninogenica genome:
- a CDS encoding RagB/SusD family nutrient uptake outer membrane protein, whose amino-acid sequence MKTKFFSNIIIPVSISTALVLSSCNSLLDREEDSFIDKTATFDSYNRTKQYLTYAYSLLPEGLNRLSDGAMLDAATDDAEFAIETANVQQFNNGSWSALSNPDDHWNRYYAGISKCCTLLENTNHVNLDITRLDPNKQVEYANNLKDIRMWRAEARFLRAYFQFELLKRYGPTPIVTSTLSLNENYENTPRPNMKEVVDFIVKECDTAADTLELTPWRNNNDAFGRATKGAALALKSRVLLYAASPLYVNFGDLNESNKPSDASLWKAAADAAKAVIDLNQYELATSYGDLFKNDFQNKEYIFVRRYGANSSFEKSNFPISFGGKGGTNPSQNLVDEYEMLDGTAFDWNDPAKAAQPYINRDARLAATILMNVASFKGKNVTTFPGGADASPNPNATKTGYYLRKYLNEDVNIQTGGGSGGHVVPLFRLAEIYLNYAEALNEYDPSNPNIAIYLNKVRNRASLPNVVSGLSQDEMRKVIQHERRVELAFEEHRSWDVRRWKIASSTLGSPLMGVQIAKKATGGFTYAPTEVEHRVFQPKMYWYPIPESELLKLKKWSQNRDW is encoded by the coding sequence ATGAAAACAAAGTTTTTTTCAAATATTATCATCCCAGTGTCTATCAGCACTGCACTGGTTCTAAGTTCATGTAATAGTCTTTTGGACCGTGAGGAAGATTCGTTTATAGATAAGACTGCAACGTTTGATTCTTACAATAGAACAAAGCAATATCTTACCTATGCTTACTCACTGCTTCCAGAGGGATTGAACCGTTTGTCAGATGGAGCTATGTTAGATGCTGCAACAGATGATGCCGAGTTTGCTATAGAAACAGCAAATGTTCAACAGTTTAATAATGGCTCTTGGAGTGCTTTGAGCAATCCTGATGACCATTGGAATCGTTACTATGCTGGTATCTCTAAGTGTTGTACTCTACTGGAAAACACCAATCATGTCAATCTTGATATTACACGATTGGACCCTAATAAGCAGGTTGAGTATGCTAATAACTTGAAGGATATCCGTATGTGGCGAGCAGAGGCTCGTTTCCTTCGTGCCTACTTCCAATTTGAATTGTTGAAGCGTTATGGTCCAACTCCAATTGTTACCTCTACGCTCAGTCTCAATGAGAATTATGAGAATACTCCACGTCCAAACATGAAGGAGGTTGTAGACTTCATCGTTAAAGAGTGCGACACGGCTGCAGATACACTTGAACTGACACCATGGCGTAATAATAATGATGCTTTTGGTCGTGCAACGAAGGGCGCAGCGTTGGCTTTGAAGAGTCGTGTGTTACTTTATGCTGCCAGTCCTCTTTACGTTAATTTTGGTGATTTAAACGAATCTAATAAGCCGTCTGATGCTTCTCTTTGGAAGGCTGCAGCTGATGCGGCTAAGGCTGTTATCGACCTCAATCAATATGAGTTGGCTACCTCTTATGGCGATTTGTTTAAGAATGACTTCCAAAATAAGGAATATATCTTCGTACGTAGATATGGTGCAAACTCAAGTTTTGAAAAGAGTAACTTCCCAATTAGCTTTGGTGGAAAGGGGGGAACTAATCCTTCACAAAACTTAGTTGATGAGTATGAGATGCTTGACGGAACAGCCTTTGATTGGAACGATCCTGCTAAAGCAGCACAGCCTTACATAAATAGGGACGCACGATTGGCTGCAACAATCTTGATGAATGTAGCTTCTTTCAAGGGAAAGAATGTAACTACTTTCCCTGGAGGTGCAGATGCAAGTCCTAATCCAAATGCAACCAAGACTGGATATTACTTGCGTAAGTACCTCAATGAGGATGTTAATATTCAGACTGGAGGAGGTAGCGGTGGTCATGTTGTCCCATTGTTCCGCTTGGCTGAAATCTATTTGAACTATGCTGAGGCACTCAATGAATATGACCCTTCTAATCCTAATATTGCTATTTATTTGAATAAGGTTCGTAATCGTGCTTCACTTCCAAATGTCGTAAGTGGACTTTCACAAGATGAGATGCGTAAGGTTATACAGCATGAGCGTCGTGTGGAGTTGGCTTTCGAGGAGCATCGTTCTTGGGATGTACGCCGTTGGAAAATTGCTTCTTCTACACTTGGTTCTCCACTTATGGGAGTACAGATTGCCAAGAAGGCTACAGGTGGATTTACCTATGCACCTACAGAAGTAGAACATAGAGTTTTCCAACCTAAAATGTATTGGTATCCAATTCCAGAGTCTGAGCTACTCAAGCTGAAGAAATGGAGTCAAAATAGAGATTGGTAA
- a CDS encoding RagB/SusD family nutrient uptake outer membrane protein, with protein sequence MKKKFLYIACSCASILLASCSDYLETPPSVDYGENEVFSTRADAERLLTTLYAEGMPYGFCMSSSNTDRRLLSSSTLASACDEGEDVATWAMGNAAWNAGNHTNSNFTWDEDCRFYLRNHTTRVANLILKRINEVPFDEGDPEFNKRATGEAYFMRAMLLWEGVCRYGGMPIVREVIDPTDFSKRPRNSFSDCVDSILVDCDRATQFLPDYYTDESKLGRATRIAALALKARVLLYAASPLFNTNRPYMAFPGHEDLIGYGNYDKERWKKAADAAKAAIDAAVSSGHYKIHNTGNPEKDYEDVWTIPNNEEIILGNMKYRNFKTTNRPLVANLPTWAMNKAWGDAGLYVTFNFVQRYEKRADGQPADWNMNGGDNLIDIYNSLDPRFKQTIAYHSSSWNDEIPFINFLDGGSEKSAMDRTAHLLHKWVPRSLHVNGSNSTDVQWPVFRLAELYLNYAEALNEYESTPSQAAYDAVNLVRARAGMPDFPAGMPQEAFRTKLRNERAVELAFEDHRFWDIRRWLIAGDEGVMKGKFYGLKINSTDGNKTHIHYQPYVFEHRFWNDNCYLYAIDQKEVNKGYLIQNPGW encoded by the coding sequence ATGAAGAAGAAATTTTTATATATAGCATGTAGTTGTGCTTCTATTTTGCTCGCATCCTGTTCTGACTACTTAGAGACTCCACCCTCTGTCGACTATGGAGAGAATGAAGTTTTCTCAACTCGAGCAGATGCAGAGAGATTATTAACAACGCTCTATGCAGAAGGAATGCCCTATGGCTTTTGTATGAGTAGTTCTAATACAGATCGTCGTTTGTTGTCTTCTTCGACCTTAGCTTCAGCTTGCGATGAGGGAGAAGATGTTGCAACTTGGGCGATGGGCAATGCTGCATGGAATGCAGGCAACCATACAAATAGTAACTTTACATGGGACGAAGATTGTCGCTTTTATTTAAGAAACCATACAACACGTGTTGCAAATCTTATCTTAAAGCGTATTAATGAAGTGCCTTTTGATGAAGGTGACCCTGAATTTAATAAGCGTGCTACTGGCGAAGCTTATTTTATGAGAGCCATGCTGTTATGGGAAGGTGTCTGTCGATATGGTGGTATGCCAATCGTAAGAGAGGTGATTGATCCAACAGACTTCTCAAAACGTCCTCGTAATTCGTTCTCTGATTGTGTTGATTCTATTCTTGTTGACTGTGATAGAGCAACACAATTTCTCCCTGATTACTATACTGATGAGTCAAAGTTAGGTCGTGCTACGCGCATAGCAGCCTTAGCTTTGAAGGCAAGGGTTCTACTCTATGCAGCAAGTCCATTGTTCAATACGAACAGACCTTATATGGCATTCCCTGGTCACGAAGACCTCATTGGTTATGGAAACTATGATAAAGAGCGTTGGAAGAAGGCAGCTGATGCAGCTAAGGCAGCTATTGATGCAGCAGTTTCTTCAGGACATTATAAGATTCATAATACTGGTAACCCGGAGAAAGACTATGAAGATGTATGGACTATTCCTAATAATGAGGAAATCATTTTAGGTAATATGAAGTACAGAAACTTCAAGACAACAAATCGTCCTTTGGTTGCAAACTTGCCTACTTGGGCTATGAACAAGGCATGGGGAGATGCAGGTTTATATGTAACATTCAATTTTGTTCAGCGTTATGAGAAGCGCGCAGATGGTCAGCCTGCTGATTGGAATATGAATGGTGGTGATAACCTCATTGATATTTATAACAGTCTTGACCCACGTTTCAAGCAAACTATTGCTTATCATAGCAGTAGCTGGAATGATGAAATCCCATTTATCAACTTCCTCGACGGAGGTTCTGAGAAGTCTGCTATGGACCGTACAGCTCATTTGCTTCATAAGTGGGTTCCACGTAGTTTACATGTAAATGGCAGTAATTCTACCGATGTACAGTGGCCTGTTTTCCGTTTGGCAGAACTTTATTTGAATTATGCTGAGGCACTTAACGAATATGAGAGTACACCTTCACAAGCAGCTTACGATGCTGTTAACCTTGTTCGTGCACGTGCAGGTATGCCAGACTTCCCTGCAGGTATGCCGCAGGAGGCTTTCCGAACAAAGCTTCGTAATGAACGTGCAGTAGAGTTGGCATTTGAAGATCATCGTTTCTGGGATATCAGAAGATGGCTTATCGCTGGTGACGAAGGAGTGATGAAGGGTAAATTTTATGGCTTGAAGATTAATTCAACAGACGGTAATAAGACACATATCCATTATCAACCATATGTGTTTGAACACCGTTTTTGGAATGATAACTGCTACTTGTATGCTATTGACCAGAAAGAAGTCAATAAGGGCTATCTCATTCAGAACCCTGGATGGTAA
- a CDS encoding SusC/RagA family TonB-linked outer membrane protein, whose protein sequence is MKYKIHIIGGALMLSSLSGYAQEITDTTVVNVAYGVQSSKTQSAAISTVKGERLMEITSPTVGNSLKGMLPGLSILQKSGEPGYDFYMENMFTRGVSSFNSKQQMLVFVDGFEAPLDNISAEEIESVSLLKDAAALAIYGSRGANGVLLITTKKGYHSSPKIGFRMQTGIQMPTIMDTPMDAYNYARLYNQALENDGKAALYTNEALAAYQSGSNQYLYPNINWKNQLYKNTTPLTMGELSFRGGGGGLNYYVMAGLMHNDGIYRGTDSKQRENANVNYARYNFRANLDVDITKYFRTFLYSGVSFAEKTTPGAGGADDYLKSVWTTPPNAFPVYNPNGSIGGTSLYTNPVANLLNRGLYKENSRSLQVIFGLQYDFSALVRGLSAKVMFGYYNFMAESSPKTRDYARYSLAQTGVDAQNNPVYNYTQYGSDAALTATEGFRTSQSRIGLQGQIDYQRQFGDHGVHAMLLMHNDRYQVYDVRDDECYVNFAGRLSYDYQKRYIAEVVASYMGTDNYARGRRFGIFPAMSAAWVVSSESFMKSLSWVDFLKLRTSYGLTGNNQTSARYIYDESYGGSGSYLFGTGSSQSSGFTEKTLANPFVTWEKKRVFNVGIDATLWKNLSVNFDVFHEVQSDILAYPYAQVLGIVGASYGSILPLMNVGKVTNHGFELKARYQGKVRDNFSYFAEAGTWYAMSRVDEQGEDVKPESYLYKKGNSVWKPIVLEADGYYTANDFDSNGKLNANLPQPRFGRVAPGDIKYKDYNNDQVVDENDAHPIGNSTVPAWNYMFSGGFKYKGFDFSVMFQGVAQRDIYLRGANIYSFQNNGTASNLALDSWTPTHTDASYPRLSTMNFSNNYRTSTFWRRNGNFLRLRNVQVGYELANSVTRALRLSSVYFYVNATNLFTLDHLGKLGDAEQDNLLSYPLMRTVSVGLKLAF, encoded by the coding sequence ATGAAATATAAGATTCATATCATAGGAGGCGCTCTTATGCTATCCAGTCTTTCTGGATATGCACAAGAAATCACTGATACAACAGTCGTAAATGTAGCTTATGGTGTACAGTCTTCAAAAACACAGTCGGCTGCTATTTCTACCGTAAAGGGTGAGCGTCTCATGGAGATTACATCACCAACGGTGGGTAACTCGTTAAAGGGAATGCTTCCTGGACTATCGATTCTACAGAAATCGGGTGAGCCTGGTTACGACTTCTATATGGAGAATATGTTCACACGTGGTGTAAGTTCGTTCAACAGCAAGCAGCAGATGCTTGTCTTTGTTGATGGTTTTGAAGCTCCATTAGATAACATCTCTGCCGAAGAAATAGAGTCGGTATCTTTATTGAAGGATGCTGCAGCCTTGGCTATCTACGGTTCAAGAGGTGCAAATGGTGTTTTGTTGATTACTACAAAGAAGGGTTATCATTCTTCTCCTAAGATAGGTTTTCGTATGCAGACGGGTATCCAAATGCCAACAATCATGGATACACCGATGGATGCTTACAATTATGCACGCCTGTATAATCAAGCACTTGAGAATGATGGAAAAGCGGCTTTATATACGAATGAAGCACTTGCTGCTTATCAGTCAGGAAGCAATCAATACCTTTATCCAAATATAAATTGGAAGAATCAGTTGTATAAGAATACCACACCACTGACGATGGGCGAATTGTCTTTCCGTGGTGGTGGCGGTGGTCTGAACTACTATGTAATGGCTGGATTAATGCATAATGATGGTATTTATCGTGGAACAGATTCAAAGCAACGAGAGAATGCCAATGTAAACTATGCACGTTATAACTTCAGAGCAAATCTAGATGTTGATATCACAAAGTATTTCCGCACGTTCCTTTATTCAGGTGTGAGCTTTGCAGAGAAGACAACACCGGGTGCTGGTGGTGCAGATGATTATTTGAAGTCTGTTTGGACGACTCCCCCTAATGCTTTCCCTGTTTACAATCCGAATGGAAGTATTGGTGGAACATCATTGTATACCAATCCTGTTGCAAATCTTTTGAACAGAGGCTTGTATAAGGAGAACTCTCGTTCGTTGCAGGTTATCTTTGGTTTGCAGTATGACTTCAGTGCGCTCGTTCGCGGTTTGAGTGCCAAGGTAATGTTTGGTTATTACAACTTTATGGCTGAATCATCTCCAAAGACACGTGACTACGCACGTTATTCTCTGGCTCAAACAGGTGTTGATGCACAAAATAACCCTGTTTACAATTATACTCAGTATGGCTCAGATGCAGCTTTGACAGCTACAGAAGGCTTCAGAACCAGTCAGTCACGTATAGGTTTACAAGGTCAGATTGATTATCAGCGTCAGTTTGGAGATCATGGTGTTCATGCTATGTTGTTGATGCACAATGACCGTTATCAGGTGTATGATGTACGTGATGACGAATGTTATGTGAACTTTGCAGGCCGTCTGTCCTATGATTATCAGAAACGTTATATTGCTGAAGTTGTAGCTTCTTATATGGGTACAGATAACTATGCACGTGGTCGTCGTTTTGGAATATTCCCAGCAATGTCAGCAGCATGGGTCGTTAGTAGCGAATCGTTTATGAAGTCTTTGTCATGGGTTGATTTCTTGAAGTTGCGTACTTCTTATGGTCTTACTGGTAACAATCAGACTTCTGCTCGCTATATTTATGATGAGTCATACGGTGGTAGTGGTAGTTATCTGTTCGGCACAGGTAGCTCGCAGTCTTCTGGTTTCACAGAAAAGACTTTGGCAAACCCATTTGTAACATGGGAAAAGAAGCGTGTATTCAATGTTGGTATTGATGCTACACTTTGGAAAAATCTTTCTGTCAACTTTGATGTCTTCCATGAGGTGCAGTCTGATATACTTGCTTATCCTTATGCGCAAGTATTGGGTATTGTTGGAGCTTCTTATGGTAGTATACTACCTTTGATGAATGTGGGTAAAGTGACAAACCACGGTTTCGAGCTCAAAGCACGTTATCAGGGTAAGGTTCGTGATAACTTTTCTTACTTTGCTGAGGCTGGAACATGGTATGCTATGAGTCGTGTTGATGAGCAGGGAGAAGATGTTAAGCCAGAAAGCTACCTTTATAAGAAGGGTAATTCTGTGTGGAAACCTATTGTTTTAGAGGCTGATGGCTACTATACAGCAAATGATTTCGATAGCAATGGAAAACTTAATGCTAATCTTCCGCAACCTCGTTTTGGACGTGTTGCACCTGGAGATATCAAGTATAAAGACTATAACAATGACCAGGTAGTTGATGAGAATGATGCTCATCCTATTGGTAATAGTACTGTCCCTGCATGGAATTACATGTTTAGTGGAGGCTTTAAGTACAAAGGTTTTGATTTCAGTGTAATGTTCCAAGGTGTTGCGCAGCGTGATATCTATCTCCGTGGAGCGAATATCTACTCTTTCCAAAACAACGGTACAGCATCTAATTTAGCACTTGATAGTTGGACTCCAACACATACAGATGCTTCCTACCCACGTTTGTCAACGATGAATTTCAGCAATAATTATCGCACTTCAACCTTCTGGCGTCGTAATGGAAACTTCTTGCGTCTACGTAATGTTCAGGTAGGATATGAACTTGCAAATTCCGTTACACGTGCATTGCGATTAAGTAGTGTTTATTTCTACGTGAATGCTACCAACTTGTTCACACTGGATCATCTTGGAAAATTGGGTGATGCTGAGCAAGATAACCTCTTAAGCTATCCACTTATGCGTACTGTTAGTGTAGGTTTAAAGCTTGCATTCTAA
- a CDS encoding SusF/SusE family outer membrane protein, with protein sequence MIKLKNIFTMLCVLGVAACTENNIAYDEVVNVPEGIYLSGSSSEFSIPIETGRLIAGSHANMLSLKAWLKKDGRFQISFVGTDGKPIVYGKGSEIPLSNAQAAAYSLTEGGEGFSVPSEGLYQIVVNQQRKELTIIPIQFTMKGDNALTADGSTAIPLNNVTYDKLTHVVTWSNADSTQQLLPSKYVFNMNDGTTLYLRDSETEVDTLSAVFTGTALAERANQLNDSYQPLTNKSNVKLKFPLKGQYSVQVQYSVLTGKFTARMGGKGVEVTGLSNELYMGGSNFGAWNTNGVVKMAPVGAVGNGEFWRLCYLQAGQTVEWAMSKDGSQAFSSLATMQGVTVDGSGKATVNTSGLYLVYVNLDRKLISFETPKVYASGTALGDKEQALELNGSNLSVETTETGQLNFFANSEQNARDWSTMMFTIRNGKVEYPGVATSEASVLPVAKGTKVSLDIANNTADFGGTTPENLIPEGVKHLYMTGDDFGNWDWSSPEVASFENGYAGDSRWFYITYLRGGTALEFSTEKAFGKGNFAQLKTLTDYTVANNRAVVPSDGIYIVFVALDSRDIAIQPLKLSGDCGGAPVVFAANADGRTMSATITNGGRMRIYPDIPAFKNAKKFSSWKREVYVNPETKDFLYRKNGEGEPNKDYVWKAGTKVTIDFVTKKATIVEP encoded by the coding sequence ATGATAAAGTTAAAGAATATCTTTACTATGTTGTGCGTCTTAGGCGTTGCAGCTTGTACAGAAAATAATATAGCCTACGATGAGGTTGTGAATGTGCCAGAGGGAATCTATCTTTCAGGTTCTTCATCAGAGTTCTCTATCCCAATTGAGACAGGACGACTGATTGCTGGCTCTCATGCTAATATGTTAAGTCTTAAGGCTTGGTTGAAGAAAGATGGTCGCTTTCAGATTTCCTTTGTGGGTACTGATGGAAAACCTATTGTTTATGGAAAGGGAAGTGAGATTCCGCTTTCTAACGCTCAGGCGGCAGCTTATAGTTTGACAGAAGGTGGTGAAGGCTTCTCTGTTCCTTCAGAAGGACTGTATCAGATTGTTGTTAATCAGCAACGAAAGGAATTGACCATCATTCCTATTCAGTTTACAATGAAGGGTGATAATGCGCTTACAGCAGATGGAAGTACGGCTATTCCACTTAATAATGTTACTTATGACAAGCTTACGCACGTTGTGACTTGGAGCAATGCTGACTCAACTCAGCAGCTCTTGCCAAGTAAGTATGTCTTCAATATGAATGATGGTACAACTTTGTATCTGCGTGATAGCGAAACGGAGGTTGACACTTTGTCGGCTGTTTTCACTGGTACTGCTTTGGCTGAACGTGCCAATCAGCTCAATGATAGTTATCAGCCATTGACAAATAAGTCAAATGTTAAGTTGAAGTTCCCTTTAAAAGGGCAGTACAGTGTTCAGGTGCAATATAGTGTTTTGACTGGTAAGTTTACTGCACGTATGGGTGGTAAGGGTGTTGAAGTTACTGGACTTTCCAACGAACTCTATATGGGTGGTTCAAACTTCGGTGCTTGGAACACGAATGGAGTTGTAAAGATGGCGCCTGTAGGTGCTGTTGGCAATGGTGAGTTCTGGCGTTTATGCTATCTGCAGGCAGGACAAACAGTAGAGTGGGCTATGTCAAAAGATGGTTCACAGGCTTTCTCTTCATTGGCAACAATGCAGGGAGTTACTGTGGATGGTAGTGGTAAGGCAACTGTAAATACCTCTGGACTTTATTTGGTTTATGTTAATTTAGACCGTAAGTTGATTTCTTTTGAAACACCGAAGGTGTATGCTTCGGGCACTGCATTAGGAGATAAGGAACAGGCTTTAGAACTCAATGGTAGCAACTTATCTGTTGAGACAACTGAGACAGGACAGCTTAACTTCTTTGCTAATTCTGAACAGAATGCACGTGATTGGTCAACTATGATGTTCACAATTCGTAATGGAAAGGTGGAATATCCTGGTGTAGCAACGAGTGAAGCAAGTGTATTGCCTGTAGCGAAGGGTACAAAGGTAAGCCTTGATATTGCTAATAATACAGCTGACTTTGGTGGTACAACTCCTGAGAATCTTATTCCAGAAGGTGTTAAACACCTCTATATGACTGGTGATGACTTTGGTAATTGGGATTGGAGTTCTCCAGAGGTAGCGTCATTTGAGAATGGTTATGCGGGTGACTCTCGTTGGTTCTATATCACTTATCTTCGTGGAGGGACTGCACTTGAGTTCTCAACAGAAAAGGCATTCGGTAAAGGAAACTTTGCACAATTGAAGACACTGACAGACTATACTGTTGCTAACAATCGTGCAGTCGTTCCAAGTGATGGTATTTATATTGTCTTTGTAGCCTTGGATTCTCGTGATATCGCTATTCAGCCACTTAAGTTATCGGGCGATTGTGGCGGTGCTCCAGTAGTATTTGCAGCGAATGCTGATGGTAGAACTATGAGTGCAACGATTACGAATGGGGGTAGAATGCGTATTTATCCAGATATTCCTGCGTTCAAGAACGCGAAGAAGTTTAGCTCTTGGAAACGTGAGGTATATGTTAATCCAGAAACAAAGGATTTTCTCTATCGTAAGAATGGTGAGGGAGAGCCTAATAAGGATTATGTTTGGAAAGCAGGAACAAAGGTTACTATTGACTTCGTAACAAAGAAAGCTACCATCGTAGAGCCTTAA